The Brassica oleracea var. oleracea cultivar TO1000 chromosome C6, BOL, whole genome shotgun sequence genome includes a region encoding these proteins:
- the LOC106298974 gene encoding uncharacterized protein LOC106298974 gives MGKSRQRTNLKKNRVSPWIILSISLFLLLMDSSRTLIVTRRSDPVKKNISSRRSLSYSSSFSSSSSSSLVFPSDSPLNSPATPLRLLGVPFSWEQLPGKPKDYSHRLNHHGNRESSLILPLPPHKSTIFPVTGKNHKSNNSTKKNSFPATEKDPFAAALLECSKGDDYDEDYDGNSGGSRKVLAKSSISKRFGLVNLYGSCRRSCSVTESIVQLPGPEKSASYDHLLLPRRRR, from the coding sequence ATGGGGAAATCTCGTCAGAGAACAAACTTAAAAAAAAACAGAGTTTCTCCCTGGATTATATTGTCTATCTCTCTCTTCTTACTCCTAATGGATTCTTCAAGAACCCTAATAGTAACCAGACGATCTGATCCGGTGAAGAAAAACATTTCATCCCGGCGATCTTTATCTTATTCTTCATCCTTCTCCTCTAGCTCCTCTAGCTCCCTTGTGTTTCCAAGCGACTCTCCTTTGAATTCTCCAGCCACTCCTCTTCGTCTCCTTGGTGTTCCATTCTCATGGGAACAGCTTCCTGGAAAACCCAAAGACTATTCTCATAGACTCAACCACCACGGAAATAGAGAATCTTCACTTATACTACCTCTCCCTCCTCACAAGAGTACCATCTTTCCGGTCACCGGTAAAAATCATAAATCTAATAACTCAACTAAGAAGAATAGCTTCCCGGCGACGGAGAAAGATCCCTTCGCGGCGGCGTTGTTAGAATGTTCCAAAGGTGACGACTATGATGAGGACTACGATGGAAACTCGGGTGGATCAAGAAAGGTGTTGGCAAAGAGCAGCATCAGCAAGAGGTTTGGGTTAGTGAATCTCTACGGTTCTTGTCGAAGATCTTGTTCAGTTACAGAGTCCATTGTTCAGCTACCGGGGCCAGAAAAATCTGCTTCATATGATCATCTGCTTCTTCCACGCCGTCGCCGTTGA
- the LOC106298975 gene encoding uncharacterized protein LOC106298975: MALNTGIRSISKIIASSESSVSRSVSRSFHSTGAKKMSGGHGHDEPYYLHAKHMYNLDRMKYQGLKMSLGVFTAFSFGVGVPIFAVVFQQRKTASG, translated from the exons ATGGCGTTGAACACCGGAATCAGATCGATCTCAAAGATCATAGCTTCATCCGAGTCATCAGTCTCCAGATCTG TGAGCAGAAGCTTCCACTCGACTGGAGCTAAGAAGATGAGCGGAGGGCATGGCCATGACGAGCCATACTACCTCCACGCAAAGCACATGTACAATTTGGACCGCATGAAATACCAAGGACTCAAGATGTCTCTCGGTGTCTTCACAGCTTTCAGCTTCGGTGTTGGAGTTCCTATCTTTGCTGTTGTCTTCCAGCAAAGGAAGACCGCATCTGGTTGA
- the LOC106298359 gene encoding uncharacterized protein LOC106298359, whose translation MAHLPQSLYSAARPEFPYPGKSVQPKWSRFPVSVRCASTESLTSLTQNAVETELKYMVSQHGWGVRRLRRDDEEEIRRVSSVQAEAFHIPLALFNDFFFLFFQAEVLSGLLYKLKNSPPDRYACLVAEQTSETDTSSSSSVVGVVDITVQTENSVLRHFPGEEEYLYVSGLAVSKAQRRKKMASTLLKACDVICYLWGFKLLALRAYEDDAAARNLYSNAGYSVVESDPPWTSTWIGRKRRVLMTKRIS comes from the exons ATGGCTCACTTGCCACAGAGTCTCTACTCCGCCGCTAGGCCAGAGTTTCCATATCCGGGAAAGTCCGTCCAGCCGAAGTGGAGCCGCTTCCCGGTGAGTGTACGGTGCGCATCGACCGAGTCGCTAACAAGTTTGACTCAGAATGCGGTGGAGACAGAGTTGAAGTATATGGTGAGTCAACACGGGTGGGGCGTGAGGAGGCTGAGAAGAGACGACGAAGAAGAGATTAGGAGAGTGTCTTCGGTTCAAGCCGAAGCTTTCCACATCCCTCTCGCTCTTTTCAATGATTTTTTCTTCTTGTTTTTCCAG GCAGAAGTTTTGTCAGGGCTTCTCTACAAACTAAAAAACTCACCTCCTGACAG ATATGCATGTCTCGTGGCGGAGCAAACAAGCGAAACTGACACTAGTTCAAGCTCAAGTGTCGTTGGAGTAGTTGACATCACAGTTCAGACAGAAAACTCTGTACTCCGCCACTTTCCCGGTGAGGAAGAATATCTTTACGTCTCAGGCTTAGCCGTCTCCAAAGCTCAAAG GAGGAAGAAGATGGCAAGTACATTGTTAAAGGCATGTGATGTTATATGTTACTTATGGGGTTTCAAGCTTCTTGCTCTAAGAGCTTATGAAGACGACGCAGCCGCTAGAAACTTATACTCAAACGCTGGTTATAGCGTGGTCGAGTCTGATCCACCTTGGACCTCTACTTGGATAGGAAGAAAACGTCGCGTTCTTATGACCAAACGCATTTCTTAG